A single window of Eucalyptus grandis isolate ANBG69807.140 chromosome 1, ASM1654582v1, whole genome shotgun sequence DNA harbors:
- the LOC104439101 gene encoding alpha carbonic anhydrase 7: MKNQSKPILFSAFSLFLLLALGSAAASSIPVEAEDEREFDYIPGSEKGPMHWGELRKDWEACKKGEMQSPIDLSSERVQVMPKLGEIERNHKPSNATLKNRGHDISLQWDTGNAGSIKINGTEYFLQQCHWHSPSEHTINGRRYALELHMVHVSTDPNVKNNITVVGLLYKTGVPDAFLSKLMGSVWSMIDKEDERKMGTIDPREIKMGGKNYLRYTGSLTVPPCTEGVIWTINKKMGTVSKDQIKLLREAVHDYAEKNARPVQQLNRREIHFYQPNEAATRN, from the exons ATGAAGAACCAAAGCAAACCTATCCTCTTCTCTGCcttttccctcttccttcttcttgcacTGGGGAGCGCAGCAGCATCATCCATACCGGTAGAAGCTG AGGATGAGCGAGAGTTCGATTACATACCCGGGAGCGAGAAGGGGCCAATGCACTGGGGGGAGCTAAGGAAAGATTGGGAAGCGTGCAAGAAAGGCGAAATGCAGTCGCCGATCGACCTGTCGAGCGAGAGAGTGCAGGTGATGCCCAAGCTGGGGGAGATAGAGAGGAACCACAAGCCCAGCAATGCGACCCTCAAGAACAGAGGCCACGACATTTCT CTTCAATGGGACACGGGCAACGCTGGATCAATTAAGATTAACGGCACAgaatattttctccaacaatgTCACTGGCATTCACCTTCCGAGCATACGATTAACGGCAGaag GTATGCATTGGAGCTGCACATGGTTCATGTAAGCACAGACCCGAATGTTAAGAATAATATTACTGTCGTTGGACTACTCTACAAGACTGGTGTACCAGATGCTTTCCTTTCCAAG TTAATGGGGAGTGTATGGTCTATGATTGACAAAGAGGATGAGAGAAAGATGGGCACCATTGATCCAAGAGAGATCAAGATGGGTGGCAAGAACTACTTGAGATATACGGGCTCTCTCACTGTCCCTCCTTGCACAGAAGGTGTCATATGGACTATCAACAAAAAG ATGGGCACTGTATCAAAGGACCAAATCAAGTTGCTCAGAGAGGCTGTTCATGAT TATGCAGAGAAGAATGCAAGGCCTGTGCAGCAACTGAATAGAAGAGAGATCCACTTCTACCAACCAAATGAAGCGGCAACACGAAATTAA